In one Euleptes europaea isolate rEulEur1 chromosome 12, rEulEur1.hap1, whole genome shotgun sequence genomic region, the following are encoded:
- the TIPRL gene encoding TIP41-like protein, protein MMPVFRSSRRDFTFGPWKLTAARTHIMKSAEAERLAEELRMPCVPEMMFGDNILRIQHESHFGIEFNAVDALRCVNNSQGMVKVACAEEWQESRSEPEHTKEVVKPYDWTYTTDYKGTLLGDTLKLQVSATTEHIDTEKLKAREQIMFFEEVLLFEDELHDHGVSSLSVKIRVMPSSFFVLLRFFLRVDGVLIRMNDTRLYHEADKRYMLREYTSKESKVSSLMHVPQALFTDPNEIAQYLPVKETVCEKLEFPENLSSKSSAVPEHT, encoded by the exons ATGATGCCCGTCTTCAGAAGCAGCCGGCGCGACTTCACCTTCGGGCCCTGGAAGCTCACCGCCGCCCGGACCCACATCATGAAGTCGGCTGAGGCCGAGAG ACTAGCTGAAGAACTGCGTATGCCTTGTGTCCCAGAAATGATGTTTGGAGACAATATCTTAAGAATTCAGCATGAGTCTCACTTTGGAATCGAGTTCAATGCCGTTGATGCTTTAAGATGCGTAAATAACTCTCAAGGCATGGTTAAAGTTGCCTGTGCAGAAGAGTGGCAAGAAAGCAG ATCGGAGCCCGAACACACAAAGGAGGTTGTTAAGCCATATGATTGGACTTACACAACAGATTACAAAGGAACACTGTTGGGTGATACATTAAAGTTACAG GTTTCTGCCACAACAGAGCATATAGACACAGAGAAATTAAAAGCCAGAGAACAGATTATGTTCTTTGAAGAAGTGCTGCTGTTTGAAGATGAACTTCATGATCATGGAGTCTCAAGCCTCAGTGTCAAAATA AGGGTGATGCCTTCAAGCTTCTTTGTGCTGCTGAGATTTTTCCTGCGAGTTGATGGTGTGCTTATCCGGATGAATGACACAAGGCTTTACCACGAG gctGACAAACGCTACATGTTGCGGGAATACACGTCTAAGGAAAGCAAAGTATCAAGTTTAATG CATGTTCCTCAAGCCTTGTTCACGGATCCCAACGAGATTGCTCAATATTTACCTGTGAAGGAGACAGTGTGTGAGAAGCTGGAATTTCCAGAAAATTTGAGTTCTAAATCTTCTGCGGTACCAGAACACACTTAA
- the GPR161 gene encoding G-protein coupled receptor 161 yields MSINSSLGNEKALRNLTLLEDGAGRITESIAIIVIAIFICLGNLVVVLTLYKKSYLLTLSNKFVFSLTLSNFLLSVLVLPFVVTSSIRREWIFGVVWCNFSALLYMLISSASMLTLGLIAIDRYYAVLYPMIYPMKITGNRAVVAIVYVWLHSLIGCLPPLFGWSSLEFDQFKWMCVAAWHKEAGYTAFWQIWCALLPFMVMMICYGFIFRVARIKARKIHCGSVVIAEEDTQRNGRKNSSTSTSSSGSRRNAFQGVVYSANQCKALITILVVIGAFVITWGPYMVVITSEALWGKNSISPALETLATWLSFTSAICHPLIYGLWNKTVRKELLGMCFGDRYYRESFVQRQRTSRLFSISNRITDLGLSPHLTALMAGERPLGHSSSTGDTGFSYSQDSGTDVMLLEDYSSDGVNHPHCIYPHRRRSSVTFEDEVERLKDTAKNSVLHVKAEVHKSIDSYASSLARAIEADVRIALFGGDALPGSLFPVQTMVGSNSCARRGGRTHVGQRLQLQSIEEGNT; encoded by the exons ATGAGCATCAACTCCTCCCTCGGTAATGAGAAGGCCTTGAGGAACCTGACGCTGCTGGAAGATGGGGCAGGCAGAATCACAGAGTCCATTGCTATCATTGTCATTGCTATTTTCATCTGTTTGGGAAACTTGGTGGTGGTACTGACCCTCTACAAGAAATCCTACCTCCTCACGCTCAGCAACAAGTTTGTTTTCAGCCTGACCCTCTCCAACTTTCTTCTCTCTGTGCTGGTGCTTCCTTTCGTTGTCACCAGCTCCATCCGGAGGGAATGGATCTTCGGGGTCGTGTGGTGCAACTTCTCAGCCCTGCTGTACATGCTCATCAGTTCGGCCAGCATGCTCACTCTTGGGCTCATTGCTATAGACCG ATACTATGCTGTCCTGTACCCAATGATTTACCCGATGAAGATTACGGGTAACAGAGCTGTTGTTGCCATTGTGTACGTGTGGCTACATTCCCTCATTGGATGCCTGCCTCCCCTCTTCGGCTGGTCTTCCTTAGAGTTTGATCAGTTCAAATGGATGTGTGTGGCCGCATGGCATAAAGAGGCCGGTTACACTGCCTTTTGGCAGATCTGGTGCGCTCTGCTGCCCTTTATGGTCATGATGATTTGCTATGGATTCATATTCCGCGTGGCCAGGATTAAGGCACGGAAGATTCATTGCGGGAGCGTGGTCATTGCGGAGGAAGATACCCAAAGGAATGGAAGAAAGAACTCTAGCACTTCAACGTCCTCCTCGGGCAGTCGAAGGAACGCTTTTCAAGGAGTAGTTTATTCTGCCAACCAATGCAAAGCTTTGATAACTATCTTGGTTGTGATTGGTGCTTTTGTGATCACGTGGGGGCCTTACATGGTGGTAATTACATCTGAGGCActttgggggaaaaacagcaTTTCCCCTGCTTTGGAGACATTAGCAACCTGGCTGTCTTTCACTAGTGCTATATGCCACCCTCTGATTTATGGACTCTGGAATAAAACTGTCCGCAAGGAATTGCTGGGAATGTGCTTTGGCGACCGGTACTACAGAGAATCGTTTGTTCAACGGCAGAGGACATCCAGATTATTTAGTATTTCTAATAGGATCACAG ACTTGGGGCTATCCCCCCATCTCACAGCGCTCATGGCTGGTGAGCGTCCTTTAGGACACAGCAGCAGCACGGGAGACACAGGGTTCAGCTACTCTCAGGATTCAG GAACAGATGTcatgctgcttgaagactacaGCTCGGATGGTGTTAATCACCCACACTGCATTTATCCCCACCGGCGGCGGAGTTCTGTCACGTTTGAAGATGAAGTGGAACGACTTAAAG ACACTGCAAAGAATTCTGTTCTCCATGTAAAAGCTGAAGTCCATAAATCTATAGACAGCTACGCATCCAGCTTGGCCAGAGCTATCGAAGCCGATGTGAGGATTGCCTTGTTTGGAGGAGACGCTCTACCTGGCTCTTTGTTTCCAGTGCAAACTATGGTGGGAAGCAACTCATGTGCCCGACGTGGGGGCAGGACCCATGTTGGCCAAAGGCTGCAGCTACAAAGCATTGAAGAAGGGAACACTTAA